In Dromaius novaehollandiae isolate bDroNov1 chromosome 16, bDroNov1.hap1, whole genome shotgun sequence, one genomic interval encodes:
- the RNF114 gene encoding E3 ubiquitin-protein ligase RNF114 — MAVAGGGGGSRSPERVAARRHDPLSRFTCPVCLEVYESPVRVPCGHVFCTPCLQECLKPKKPVCGVCRSTLSPGSRALDLEKQIEMTETTCNGCNKKMYLSKMRSHAASCSKYQNYIMEGVKAVTKEPLHNSRNFPNRFTFTCPYCSEKNFDQEGLVEHCKTLHSMDAKQVVCPICASMPWGDPNYRSANFMEHLQRRHRFSYDTFVDYDADEDDMMAQVLIRSLRDK; from the exons ATGGCGGtggccggtggcggcggcggttCGCGCTCCCCGGAGCgggtggcggcgcggcggcacgACCCGCTGTCGCGCTTCACGTGCCCCGTGTGCCTGGAGGTGTACGAGAGCCCGGTGCGCGTGCCCTGCGGACATGT CTTTTGCACTCCATGCCTGCAGGAATGCCTGAAGCCGAAAAAGCCTGTTTGCGGTGTCTGCCGCAGTACACTGTCTCCTGGTAGCAGAGCTTTAGATCTGGAGAAGCAAATTGAAATGACGGAAACCACTTGCAATGGCTGCAATAAAAAG ATGTATCTCTCAAAGATGCGTAGCCATGCAGCTTCTTGTTCAAAATACCAGAATTATATAATGGAAGGTGTAAAAGCTGTAACTAAAGAACCACTTCACAACAGCAG GAATTTTCCAAATCGCTTTACCTTTACTTGTCCATACTGCAGTGAGAAAAACTTTGATCAAGAAGGGCTAGTTGAACACTGCAAAACACTGCacagcatggatgcaaaacaagTG gtcTGCCCAATTTGTGCCTCAATGCCATGGGGAGATCCAAATTACAGGAGTGCTAACTTCATGGAGCACCTGCAAAGGCGACATCGTTTTTCGTATGATACTTTTGTG GATTATGATGCTGATGAAGATGATATGATGGCACAGGTTTTGATCCGTTCTTTGCGTGATAAATGA
- the SNAI1 gene encoding zinc finger protein SNAI1 translates to MPRSFLVKKHFSASKKPNYSELESQSVIAAPLLYERCPLSVLPPPEVLGAGAYYPPLVWDAGLLSSLFPAGAGGAGGGGAPPLDLSALSSEEDEGKSSGPPSPASAPAAAERFRCAQCAKAYSTFAGLSKHKQLHCDAQARKSFSCKYCEKEYVSLGALKMHIRSHTLPCVCKMCGKAFSRPWLLQGHIRTHTGEKPFSCTHCNRAFADRSNLRAHLQTHSDVKKYQCKTCSRTFSRMSLLHKHEETGCSGTR, encoded by the exons ATGCCGCGCTCCTTCCTGGTGAAGAAGCACTTCTCGGCCAGCAAGAAGCCCAACTACAGCGAGCTGGAGAGCCAGAGCG TGATCGCCGCGCCGCTGCTGTACGAGAGGTGCCCGCTGTCGGTGCTGCCGCCGCCCGAGGTGCTCGGCGCCGGCGCCTACTACCCGCCGCTGGTGTGGGACGcggggctgctctccagcctcttcccggcgggcgcgggcggcgcggggggcggcggggcgccgccgctggACCTCTCGGCGCTCTCCAGCGAGGAGGACGAGGGCAAGAGCTCGGGGCCGCCCAGCCcggcctcggcgcccgccgccgccgagcgcttCCGCTGCGCCCAGTGCGCCAAGGCCTACTCCACCTTCGCCGGGCTCTCCAAGCACAAGCAGCTGCACTGCGACGCCCAGGCCAGGAAGTCCTTCAGCTGCAAGTACTGCGAGAAGGAGTACGTGAGCCTGGGGGCTCTCAAGATGCACATCCGGAGCCACACGCTGCCCTGCGTCTGCAAGATGTGCGGCAAGGCCTTCTCCCggccctggctgctgcagggccacATCCGCACGCACACCG GTGAAAAGCCCTTTTCCTGTACGCACTGCAACCGGGCCTTCGCCGACCGCTCCAACCTGCGCGCCCACCTGCAGACCCATTCAGATGTAAAGAAGTATCAGTGCAAAACCTGCTCCCGGACTTTCTCCCGCATGTCGCTTCTCCACAAACACGAGGAAACGGGCTGCTCGGGGACGCGCTGA